The stretch of DNA GAGCGCGGCGGGCCACCCGAGGACGCCGGGAACGGTGATGGGAACCGTTCGGAAACCGCGGGTCCACCGGACGAGGCCGAGGACGGCGAGGAAGCCGACGACTCGGACGGCGGCCCGGGAAACTCGGGTGACGCCGGCAACGGCGACGATTCGGACGACGGCCCGGGAAATTCGGGTGATGCCGGCAACGGCGACGACTCGGACGACGGCCCGGGAAACTCGGGTGACGCCGGCAACGGCGAGGGATCGGACGACGCCGGCAACGGCGACGATTCGGACGGCGGTCCGGGAAACTCGGGTGATGCCGGCAACGGCGACGATTCGGACGACGCCGGCAACGGCGACGATTCGGACGGCGGTCCGGGAAACTCGGGTGATGCCGGCAACGGCGAGGGATCGGACGGTGACGGATCGAGCGGCGGTGGAAACGGTGACGGCGGTCCCGGCAACGCCGGCGGCCAGGGCGGTGGGAGCCGATGACCCGTCGCCCGCACGTGCTGATCGTCGACGACGAACTGGCGCTGCTCGACCTCTACGAGATTTGGCTCGGGGGCCTCGACGTGGCGATCAGCCGGGCCAGCTGTGGAGCCGAGGCTCTGGAGCGGTGTCACGACGGGATCGACGTGGTGCTCCTCGATAGGCAGATGCCACGTGTCTCCGGCGACGAGGTGCTCGACGAACTCCGCGAGCGCGGCCTCGACGTGCGCGTCGCGTTCGTGTCGGCGGCGACCCCCGACGTTCGGATCACCGACATCGATATCGACGCCTACCTCGTCAAGCCGGTCGCGCGGGACGTGTACCTCGACCTCGTCCGGTCGCTGCTCCGGCGGGAATCGCTCCCCGAGACCGCCGACCGCTATGTCTCGATCCTCTCGAAGCGCGCCGCGCTGTTGGAGGCGGAGCCGCGATCGGTGCTTCGGAACGAACCGGCATACGCCGCGCTTGAGGCGGAACTCTCGCGGCTGGCGTCCCGCGTCGACAGCCGCCGCCTCGACGATCCGTTCCTCCGGCGGGCGTCCACGGACGGTAGCGGGGACGACGGACTGCCATCGTTCGATTCGACGCTGTAGACCCGCGCGCGATCATGACGGCTCTTCGGCGCGTCTGCCGGGTCGTCGGCCACGCCGTACGATACCGCGCTCGTTCCTGGCGACGCGACGCTTCCGGTCCTCGACGACGCGGCGCTGTGGGGCGCGGTGACCGAGCAGTTGGCCGACGCCGACGCGCCGCGGACGGCGGACCTCGACGGCGAGTCGGGGACCGAGGCGGTGGCGGCGGATCCGCGGGAGCGACGCTGAACGACGGTTCGTCGACGCACCTGTGCCCCGGCTCCGTCGTCGCCGGCCGTTCTCGACCTGACGCGGCCTACGGGTCCGCTAGCAGTTCCTTCTCGTACGCGGCGACCGCCTGTACGACGGCGTCGGCGTCCTCGTCGGCGACGTCGAACTCCGCTAAGCTGTCGTACAACAACTCCGTCGCCCGTTCGAGCAGGGCGGGAGTGAAGGGTACGTGAAGATGTGCCTCGCGGACCGGGTCGGCGTCGTACATCTCCGGCCCCCCCGCCGCCTCACACAGGAAGTCCGTCTGGGTCCGCCGCAGCTTCTCCATATCGGCGTTCCGAAAGAACGGGCCCAACTCCTCGTCGGCACGGAGCCTCGCGTAGAAGTCGTCGACCACAGCTCGAATCCCGTCGTGACCGCCGAGTCGGTCGTACAAATTCCGGTCGGTCATACGACGTACGATCGACTGGGTGAACAAATACCTTCTGGAACGCGAAGTATTTGTACTTTCGTTCGAAGTAATCCGCCCCCGTACCACATTCAGCGGGCATCGAGTCAGTACGCTGGACGATCATCGCGCCCGGTTCGTGCGTTCCGTGTAGGAGACGCGCCGATCCGGGCGCCCGCGGCCGCCCGACCTCGGAGGTCGACGGTTCAGTCGTCGTCGGGAATCGCGCCCTCCTCCCGGAGGCGTTCGATGTCCCCGCCGTCGTAGCCCAGCCCGTCGAGGATCGCTTCGGTATCCTCACCGAGGAGCGGTGGCGCTTCCTCGAAGCCGGCCGTCGCGTGCTCGTAGTTGAGCGGGTGTTCGATGACGGGCACCACGCCGAGCGCTGGGTGTTCGATCTCCCGGATCACGCCGCGGGCTTCGGTCTGCTCGTTGTCGAGGGCGGTCGCCACGTCGTAGACGGGACCCACCGGGAGACCGTGGTCCTCGGCCAGCAACTCGACCCACTCCTCGGTGGGTCGCTCGCGGAACACCGCCGACAGCTCGTCTTCCAACTCGTCCATGTTCGCCACGCGGTCGGGATTCGAGGCGAAGCGCTCGTCGTCGATCAGGTCCGGGCGGTCGACGGCCTCACAGAGTTCCGTCCAGAGCTTCTGGTTCGCACAGCCGACGTTGAGGTAGCCGTCGGCGGTCGGGTACGCCTGATACGGGGAGAGGACTGGGTCTTTCGTCCCCATGCGTTTCGTCTCCTCGCCGACGAAGGCCTTGCCGGCCTGCTTCGTGAGCCACGGGAGCGCGGCGTCGTGCATCCCGATCTCGATCCGGTCGCCCTCGCCCGTGAGTTCGCGGCGGAACAACGAGCCGACGATACCGAAGGCCGCCCACATCGCGGTGATGAGGTCCGTCTGCGGGAGGCCGACCTTCACCGGGTCGCCGCCCTCCGGTCCCGTCACCGACATGATGCCGCTCGTTCCCTGCACGAGGAGGTCGTAGCCGGGGCGGCGGCTCCACGGTCCCGTCTCGCCGAACGCCGAGATGGAGCAGTAGACGAGGTCGTCGTTCACGTCCCGGAGGTCGTCGTAGCCGATGCCGAGACGCTCGGCCGTCCCCGGCCGGAAGTTCTCGACGACCACGTCGGCCTCCTCGACCAGGTCGTAGAGCGCCCGCAGCCCCGACTCCGTCTTCAGGTTGAACTCGACGCTCAACTTGTCGTAGTTGATCGTCCAGAAGTAGGGGGATTCGCCGTTGGCGTCGGCGGTACGGCCGGGGCCGTCGTACTCCTCGTTCGGTTCGACGAAGGGCGGGCCGGAGTGGCGGTTGTCGTCGCCGAGTTCGGGGCGTTCGACCTTGATGACCTCCGCGCCCTGGTTGGCGAGCATCAGCGTCGCGAACCCGCCGGTGACGAACGTCGTCAGATCGACTACCGTAATTCCGTCGAGAATCTTCTCCGCAGCGTCGTCGTTCGTTCCCATACGTCGCCCCTCGTCCGACCCCGATAAAGTCCTTCCGAGACGAGGGATCGTCGCGGGATCAGACGCCGTTCACGTCGTTCACCGGATTACGCGGCGCCTCGCCCCGCAGGATTCCGAGGACGTCCTCGGTCACCGTCCGACGCATCGTCGCCTCGGACTCCTCGGAGTAGAACGCCACGTGGGGCGTGTAGACGATGGCGTCGTGATCGAGCGGCGGGTCCGACGGCGGCTCCTCCGGCAGGACGTCGAGCCCCGCGCCGGCGATGTCGCCCGCTTCGACCGCTTCGAAGAGCGCGTCGACGTCGATCAGCGGCCCCCGAGCCGTGTTGACGACGATGGCGTCCTCGCGCATCCGATCGAGCGCGTCCGCGTCGATCAGGTTCCGCGTCTCGTCGGTGAGCGGGGCGTGGACCGAGACGTACCGCGACCGCTCGAGGAGGGCGTCGAGGTCGACTTTCTCGGCGCCGGCGGCGTCGATGTCCGCGGC from Haloplanus salinus encodes:
- a CDS encoding response regulator transcription factor, with translation MTRRPHVLIVDDELALLDLYEIWLGGLDVAISRASCGAEALERCHDGIDVVLLDRQMPRVSGDEVLDELRERGLDVRVAFVSAATPDVRITDIDIDAYLVKPVARDVYLDLVRSLLRRESLPETADRYVSILSKRAALLEAEPRSVLRNEPAYAALEAELSRLASRVDSRRLDDPFLRRASTDGSGDDGLPSFDSTL
- a CDS encoding CaiB/BaiF CoA transferase family protein, with protein sequence MGTNDDAAEKILDGITVVDLTTFVTGGFATLMLANQGAEVIKVERPELGDDNRHSGPPFVEPNEEYDGPGRTADANGESPYFWTINYDKLSVEFNLKTESGLRALYDLVEEADVVVENFRPGTAERLGIGYDDLRDVNDDLVYCSISAFGETGPWSRRPGYDLLVQGTSGIMSVTGPEGGDPVKVGLPQTDLITAMWAAFGIVGSLFRRELTGEGDRIEIGMHDAALPWLTKQAGKAFVGEETKRMGTKDPVLSPYQAYPTADGYLNVGCANQKLWTELCEAVDRPDLIDDERFASNPDRVANMDELEDELSAVFRERPTEEWVELLAEDHGLPVGPVYDVATALDNEQTEARGVIREIEHPALGVVPVIEHPLNYEHATAGFEEAPPLLGEDTEAILDGLGYDGGDIERLREEGAIPDDD
- a CDS encoding truncated hemoglobin — encoded protein: MTDRNLYDRLGGHDGIRAVVDDFYARLRADEELGPFFRNADMEKLRRTQTDFLCEAAGGPEMYDADPVREAHLHVPFTPALLERATELLYDSLAEFDVADEDADAVVQAVAAYEKELLADP